The following coding sequences lie in one Arachis hypogaea cultivar Tifrunner chromosome 4, arahy.Tifrunner.gnm2.J5K5, whole genome shotgun sequence genomic window:
- the LOC112796663 gene encoding fe(2+) transport protein 1-like: MGTNSEVKHLKLKISLVFIIIVLFTPKSLAECESESVDSCNNKEKALPLKIMAIFAILVTSMIGVSLSFGRRSIPALSPENDLFMVVKCFAGGIILGTGFMHVLPDSFDMLGSDCLEEKPWHEFPFSGLVAMFSALFTLMVDSLATSFYGKKSSDAVIPDSHTGAVGGHQEQEMGAVVSVGHFHGHHHAAIEATKNEDGDTQLVRYRVVAMVLELGIIVHSVVIGLSMGASNNTCSIKGLTVALCFHQMFEGIGLGGCILQAQYKLLKRVVLVLFFSITTPFGIALGIGLSRIYKENSPSALITVGMLNASSAGLLIYMALVDLLSTDFMSPRLQNNIKLQFKSYVAVFLGAAGMSVMAKWN; the protein is encoded by the exons ATGGGTACTAATTCAGAAGTAAAACATTTGAAGCTGAAGATCTCtttggtcttcatcatcatcgtTCTCTTCACACCCAAAAGCCTAGCAGAGTGCGAATCCGAATCAGTAGACTCATGTAACAACAAAGAGAAGGCTCTCCCTCTAAAAATCATGGCTATCTTTGCAATCTTGGTAACCAGCATGATCGGCGTATCTCTGTCTTTTGGGAGGCGTTCGATCCCGGCGTTGAGCCCCGAAAACGACCTCTTCATGGTGGTGAAATGCTTCGCCGGGGGGATCATTCTTGGCACGGGGTTCATGCACGTGCTGCCGGATTCATTCGACATGCTGGGGTCTGATTGTCTTGAGGAGAAGCCATGGCACGAGTTTCCCTTCTCAGGGCTCGTTGCCATGTTCTCTGCCTTATTCACGCTCATGGTGGATTCTTTGGCCACAAGCTTTTATGGTAAGAAGAGTAGTGATGCAGTTATTCCAGATAGCCACACTGGTGCAGTTGGTGGTCATCAAGAACAAGAGAtgggtg cagttGTTAGTGTTGGCCATTTCCATGGTCATCATCATGCAGCAATTGAGGCTACTAAGAATGAAGATGGAGACACACAACTCGTGCGTTATCGTGTTGTTGCTATG GTGCTAGAACTTGGAATTATTGTTCATTCAGTAGTGATAGGCCTGTCCATGGGTGCTTCAAATAACACATGCTCCATAAAAGGCCTTACAGTGGCCCTTTGCTTCCATCAAATGTTTGAAGGCATTGGTCTTGGCGGTTGCATTCTTCAGGCCCAATACAAGTTGTTAAAGAgggtggtgttggtgttgttcTTCTCAATTACAACCCCATTTGGAATCGCATTAGGAATTGGATTGTCCagaatctacaaagagaacagtCCAAGTGCCCTAATCACAGTTGGTATGCTTAATGCATCATCAGCTGGGCTTTTAATCTACATGGCACTGGTTGACCTTCTCTCAACTGATTTCATGAGTCCAAGGTTACAGAACAACATTAAGCTCCAATTCAAGTCTTACGTTGCTGTCTTTCTGGGTGCTGCTGGCATGTCTGTCATGGCAAAATGGAATTAA